A single Streptomyces sp. Edi2 DNA region contains:
- a CDS encoding restriction endonuclease subunit S, which produces MQSSDSDGVVQASGTPLGSLFSQVGGLRFKREKVPARTSGAIRIVVPRDIGHDGSLAAPDPTSSWVVPPDSLPRLEAGDMIATEVLAADGSIRAAVVTEADLPAVASDSVLVLRSHEPLDPGYVRWVLAFLRSSDLRAIAIGTVGIVRVKRSDLVNLEIPPLNDALAAALDDLAIVRERMSDWQRAATQLLQSAFRDRNVVQARERIIASGQTLRLRVEAATQLDEFGYIIRTRFPFPIAARWREVEVRMSAGEPKEAYEAVLATAEILCGYSALIVAALAREAGIELSSVRAIREKLAGGRTGPGFGEWVAVLEEIVSGRKRRTLPAEHPLHEFGSLLSGSETVAARKRLYDQRNAVAHHRGPDHVELPAALSSAHADLSKLLDRARFLADLRLAYFTDVRWDQLLGSATVDYRSMMGDHPVVPTNIMSSSRNDLEPDSLYLIDREHGLHLLRPFLIGRPCPRCRNWSTFHVDQVPRSGAVLKSLDHSHTLPDAAVGVSLSAVGLI; this is translated from the coding sequence GTGCAGAGCAGTGACTCAGATGGAGTCGTTCAGGCCAGCGGGACTCCGCTGGGCTCGCTTTTTAGCCAGGTGGGCGGGCTTCGATTCAAGCGCGAAAAGGTCCCTGCGCGCACGTCAGGAGCGATTCGCATCGTGGTGCCCCGCGACATCGGACACGACGGTTCACTTGCCGCCCCCGATCCGACGAGCAGTTGGGTGGTGCCTCCGGATAGCCTGCCGCGGCTCGAGGCCGGCGACATGATCGCGACTGAAGTTCTCGCCGCGGACGGCAGCATCAGGGCCGCAGTGGTTACAGAGGCAGACCTACCAGCTGTTGCGAGTGACAGCGTGCTGGTGCTGCGTTCCCACGAGCCACTCGATCCCGGGTACGTGCGGTGGGTTCTTGCCTTCTTGCGCTCGTCGGACCTCCGGGCGATCGCTATCGGAACAGTCGGAATCGTCCGTGTGAAGCGGAGCGATCTGGTCAACCTCGAAATTCCGCCCCTGAATGACGCTCTAGCTGCGGCCTTGGACGATCTGGCCATCGTCCGAGAGCGGATGAGCGATTGGCAACGTGCCGCTACTCAGCTACTCCAGTCGGCGTTCCGTGACCGCAACGTCGTTCAGGCGCGTGAGCGGATCATCGCTTCTGGACAGACGCTGCGGCTGCGAGTCGAAGCAGCGACGCAGCTGGATGAGTTCGGCTACATCATCCGTACACGTTTCCCATTTCCGATCGCCGCGCGTTGGCGAGAAGTGGAAGTGCGGATGAGCGCCGGCGAACCGAAGGAAGCCTATGAGGCGGTGCTCGCCACGGCCGAGATCCTGTGTGGCTACAGTGCCCTGATAGTCGCGGCGCTCGCCCGTGAGGCGGGCATCGAACTCAGCTCCGTTCGCGCTATCCGGGAGAAACTGGCAGGGGGGCGCACAGGTCCCGGGTTCGGGGAATGGGTTGCGGTTCTTGAGGAGATCGTCAGCGGACGTAAGCGGAGAACGCTACCTGCGGAACACCCCCTACACGAGTTCGGTTCCCTGCTCTCAGGTTCCGAGACCGTAGCAGCACGCAAGCGGCTCTACGATCAGCGCAATGCCGTGGCGCACCACCGCGGCCCCGATCACGTAGAACTTCCTGCTGCCCTGAGCAGCGCTCACGCTGATCTATCCAAGCTGTTGGACCGGGCACGCTTTCTCGCCGACCTGCGCCTGGCGTACTTCACGGACGTGCGATGGGATCAGTTGCTAGGGTCCGCGACTGTGGACTACCGGAGCATGATGGGGGACCACCCGGTAGTCCCGACCAACATCATGTCGAGCAGCCGCAACGACCTTGAGCCCGACAGCCTGTATCTGATTGACCGCGAGCACGGACTGCATCTCCTGCGTCCATTTCTGATTGGCCGCCCGTGCCCAAGGTGCCGGAACTGGTCAACCTTTCATGTTGATCAAGTTCCTCGCAGCGGGGCTGTACTGAAAAGCCTTGACCATAGTCACA